The Brassica oleracea var. oleracea cultivar TO1000 chromosome C6, BOL, whole genome shotgun sequence genomic interval GACTGTCTCCGGTATTCTCAGACAGTACACGTGTTTCCCCACTATGAGAAACCGGTTTATCTGCAACTCTCTCAGCTTCTATACTTGAATCACTCATTCTTTCCTTCTTGTATACTGGAACCTCTAAGGACTCGCCTGATCCATCTCCAAACATCACTTCTGGCTCAAGAGTTTCATTCTTCTCATATAATCCAACCTCCTCTAGATCACAACTGACTCTTTCAGAAATGTTGTTATCCATCTCGGTTGACTTCTCTGAACAAGCTTCCTCAGATCGCTCTAGATGCTTTCTTGAAGTTTCTCCGGTACTCTCACTTGATGCAGATTGTTGTTCCCTCAACTTCTGGTTCAGGAAAGGCTGTAACGCCTCCAGTTTCGAATCTAATAATGTGCTTGATATTCTCCTTGTGTCTTCTTTACTCTTATTATCCTCAAACGTTTCCACATTCTGTCTCAAGATCACATCATCGTTGCTTTTGCAGATTCCATCTCTGGAGCCGTTGTCTGAACAAGTAAAATGACTGTCATCCGGATAGATCTCTTCGTGACCTTCTGAAGCTGAATCCTGATGATTAGTAACAGTCTCCTCAGCAAAACCAGGTGAATCAAGGACAGTATCTGCTTTCTCTCGAACAGAGAACTTAAGTACACCGGAACAACTGCCACATCGCACTTGATACCCCTTATGTTTTCCATGGAGAGACACCTGAGGAAGCTGGAGAAGTTCTAAGCAGTAGGAACAAGTTGCAAAAGGCGCTCCACCCGCTGAAGGAAGCACATAGCGTTTCACCACCGGCTTCTTCTTTCTAACATCCTTCTTTTTGTCCCTTTGAGATCTCTTCTCACGGCTTGTCCCACTCTTGGAATGCTCAGAGTATGTGGAACGTAGTGGCGCTTTAGCTGCTTGATAACTACGCTCAGAGTAGAGATTATGATACCGAGGATCATGAAGCTGATACTGAGAAGACGAGGGATAGTAGTTTTTATTAGATGTCTCACCAGGGAAACGAATTGGTGAAGCAGCAGAAGATTCTTGAAACCAGCCTTCTCTCTCCTTTTGCTTGAATTGGTTTGGTTGATGATGATGATAATAAGACTGCTCGGATGCAGAAGCTTGGGACCCGTGAAAGGGACTATTGTAGCCATACTCATACGCAGAAGAAGGGGAAGGACTAGCTGGATAGAAAGGAACCTGATATCTCCTCTCATGATGTGTCCACTCCGAGGCATTGCTGCGTGAGTTATAAGGAGAGCTTCTTGCTGAAGCAAACGCATCAGACTCACCGGTCACACTGAACTCATCAGCCCTTCTCATCCATTCTCTGTGGACATCAGATGTCTCATGCTTGTAAACAGTTTCCGAATCATAACCCCTTTCAACAGAAGGGGATGCCCTCGAGTTGTACTCCCGGTGAGTGCTCCTCATTGGTGTTTTACTACCAGCTTCTGCAGATTCTAACTGTGTACTTAAACTACGGTTTTGGGAATAAAGGAGGGCCTCTGGAATAGAGTCACCATTGCTTTCCAGGTCCCAACGTTTTGCTACATGTAAAGAAAGAGCACAAGAAACAGAGAACACTAAGCTATTGTGAACATGAGTAAGGGGTTATGGAGGACTTAGTGAAGGCTATTGTACCTTGGAGAATGGAGTTGCATCCACTGCATTTGTAAATAGTGGCATCTATAGGTTCTTGGAGAAGCTTGTGGCACTTGGGGCATCTCACGATTCTAGACTGAGAAGACAGTCCGGGTGCAGTTTTGGTCTTCATGCCTCTGAACATATGCTTCAAGTCTTTACCACTTACCAACTACAGAAAAAAGCATGCACAACAGCTCAAATCCAGAACCAGAGAATCGGTAATAGGAAGAATCAGAAGCCAAAGAGAGAAGAGAAGTCACCTTAGAACGGAAAATGGAGAGGAGCCTAGGTGAAGGTGAAGGTGAAGAATCTGGGGATGGTTCAATAGTTTTCTTGGAAGAAGATTGGGATCTGCTGTGTTTCTTCTTCTTCATCATGGTGACTTATCTTTGATGAATGATCTTTTTTTTTCTTTCTCTTCAGGGTACAAAGCCTTCTGTTGATGATGATCTTTCAAGCAAGCAAGGAGATATTATTACCATATGAATCAGATCAGGCACATGAACTATTATAAAAAAAATCAAATTGTATAATGGTCAAGGTGATGATGGTTCAACAGACTTGTCCTTGTTTATTTATTTCTTTTACTTATGGAAAATTAAGATCTGAGAGTTGCATTGATGGAGAGACAAAAGTTTTGGTCCAGTTCCTAATTCTTAACGACTGGTTCTGAAAAGTCAACTTTGGAGATCGCCAATACACAGCAACTTTATTATTGTCTTTATATTCTTTTGTATTTATAATAGATTGGATCTTTCTTTACAAAAAGAAAATTGTTTAGATATAAACTTAAAAATAATTCAACGTGCATCTTTGTAATTTGCAAACATAAAGAATAGTGTTGATGACCGATCCATTTTGAGCTTCAATAATACGCTAAACTCTTTCTAACGTTCGATTATGTGACTAGTAGCATTAGCAACACATTTCTATGGAAAAATCTTTCATTCTACTGCCGTGTTTGACACTTTGTTCAGGTTTTCAAATAGAACATAATCCACGTCTAAAAATCAATGAAGAATTTTTGAACAAATATGTACTAGAAGATTTTCTTTTACTGTTGGGAACATTATAACCATTTTAGAATATATATATAAGAGAAACAAATGCATTTTCACAAATGAGAACTAAAGAAGACATGGCTGCTATATAAACCTTCCTAACCAAACGCTTCTCCATCATCTCCATGTTGAACATAATCTTACCAAATGAAGATCTTGAAGGATTAAAAAAAAATCTCATGACACTTACTTCATCCGCAAGTAACTTCTTCAAATCACTTCCTCTGAACAAATTTGTGACAGACAACGGAAGAAAACCTAACTCTGTTTCTCTTCTGTTGGTTAATATTTTATGGTTTTTTGAGTAAGAGATCAGCAGCTGCAGCTGTTTTCTTCTGAAGCTCTGAGGTTTCAGCACCAACAAGTTTATCCATTTGCCTCCCATCTTTAAGGAACACTATAGTTGGTGTAGCTTCTACATTCCATTCATCACTAAACTCCTGTTTTATTTATTTTAACAAAATTTCAACCTCTAATCCTAAAACTTCATCTCAAAAATCACCAAGAGTTTTAGGTTTACACTTACAGCGAGTTCTTCGACATCAATGGTTACAAATATCATTGAAGGGTATCTAGAAGCAAGTTTTTTGAATACTGGTTCTATCTTTTTACAAGGTACACACCACGGTGCGCTGAAGTACACCACAAGCTGTTTAGTTTATCGAATGATTAAGTTAGTTACACAGATAGAATAAGAGGAAGAGTCATAAGAAAATGCAAACATGTTTTGAAGAAGGAAGCTTACAATCATGCCATTGTTGTTAGCTTCTGTGATCTTTTCTTCCCATTTCTCGATTTTGGTGACCGGATGGACCTTTCCTTTGGGCCCATGTTGGCTTCTGGCTTGAGCCTCGTCCTTGTTGCTGCTGCAGCATATACATGACCATAACTGTATACATAAAAGGAGTCTTCTGTTAAACATTCAATGGTTACAAGACTCAAACACAAATGTTGTAACTAACAAAGAACACAATATTTAATCATTACCTTTCTACAACAAGGAGTTCTTGCACAGCGGTTTCCCATCAACTTTTTACACAATCAAATCAAGATTTGCTTCTCATTGGCTCAACGTTCACTCCCTATATCAAAATTTGATCAATCAAAACGAACTGGCAAATTCAAATGACACATCTCATAACAAAAATGGTAAACTTGTGCCCTTGACCTAATCTAGGTATATCACAAATGATGAGGCTTAGGGAGAGAACTGACCTTCTTCCAGCTTTTGATGATTTGTGTTCTTGTATTCAGAACAGTTTCATTCTAAAGGGAAGGGATGCAAGGACACAATATGATTTTTTCTGTGGAAGATTGAAAGAAAAACATGAAGAATTCAGAAAAGGAGGGAGTCAAATCACAAGAACATTGGATAAAATCAAAATGAAAACGTTTTTTCTCGATGGAAAACTATATCTTCTTGACGATGCAGGTGGTTTTGATGAACCATAATAACTGATTTGCTAATTTTGTAAAAAGACAACATAGATATATCATTACAACCTTGAATCTTTGGATTATGTACTGGTTTCTTTTATGCTTAAACCGGTACTAACGGAAAAGACACAACCTTTTATCTTCCCTCGAACCAAAACCGGGTTTGCATAACACACCTCAACCAAAACAGTAACATACTCTGAAATTTTTATTCTGAAAAAGTGATTTCTACAGAATCCAAACAAAGTTATGATTATTAAATTCAAACAGGATGTGGTAAACTACATTATGACATAGTAAACTTAGAGAAACAGAATCAGTTCTCTTCTGTGGCTATAGAGACTATAGTTTTGAAGAGAGGGTGGCCTTGTGGTCGAGAGCAATCATCACTTTTCCAATTGCCTTCCTGTCTTTGATGGCCCCAAAAGCGAGATTGGACTGTAACTCAAACGGTAAGCTTTTTAGTTACATGTGTTGAGTTTTGCTATCATGATTCATGAAGATATATTAAGCTTTTTACCTGGGAGAGACTATAGGTATGAGAGATGTGAATGGTGATCAATCCTCTAGCAAGCCATGACAGTAACTCTCTGATGGAATCATCGAGAACATTGGGTTGGTGGATTTTGTAGCTGCCCCAATATAGACCATGAACGGTCCAGTTCTGCCACCAAGTTGTGTTAGATTCTCTCTAGTGACTCTCTATCTACAAGACAATCATTTTATTTACCTTCACAAGTGCTATATTAGCAGGAATCAGAGGTACTTCACCGCTTGCGAAACCAATCACAAGAATCTGAGCTCCCCAGTTGAGAACTTTCATGGAGTCCTTGGTGAGTTTCCCTCCTACAGGATCATACAGAACATCAACTCCTTTCAGCTTTCTTGTCTTGACGAACTCTTTGACGCTAGTAATAACATTCTCACTGCCTAAATCAACAACATGATCCACTCCCATTGACTTCAACAGCTGAACCTTCTCACTCCCTCTGGCAAAACAGAAAAAGATTCTAATCAAATCAAATATAATAAACCCAAAAACAAGAACCAAAAATCAGAGCCGATACTGGGCAGAAACATTCGTTTTAGCCCCAAATTTTAAAGAATTATTAAACATAAATAGCAAGATGACCCCCAGGTGTTTTTTTATTAAGATTAAAAATGTTTATGGTCTGCTTAATCTTAGGGCATGTCCATCAACCTACCTAGCAACTGCAATGACAATGGCTCCACAGATCTTCCCGATTTGAACAGCTGCAAGACCAACGCCACCAGCAGCGCCAAGAACCATCAAGACCTGCATCAAAATCAACAGAGTTTCTCAACTATTTTTTGCACAAACTCAGTGGGATCGATCATCAAGCAAGAAAGAAACTGAAATCAAACATATACCTGACCAGAGGTTAAACCAGCTCTATGGACAAGAGCAACATGAGAAGTCCCAAACGCAACGGGAAGTGCAGCTGCAGCGATCATGTCGCATCCTTCCGGTACAAGGAACCTGAAACAACACCACACCAACAACCATGAGCCACAGTAAACCAAGATAGAGAGAGAGAGTGTTTGTGTTGATCTAGTAACGAACAGGAGAGACTGGTCGGCGACGATGAACTGAGCGTAGGAACCGAGGGCGGCGAAGGAGCAAACTCGATCACCGACGCTGAATTTGGTGACGGATGGACCGATGGCGTCGACGATTCCGGAGTAGTCGGAGCCGGGGATGAAAGGCAACGGAGGTTTCTCCTGGTACTTTCCGAGAATCTGAAGGTAATTCGCGAAGTTCAAGCTCGTTGCTGTGACCTTGACTCTCACCGCTGTATCGGAGGTCAGAGGCGGGATCGGGTAGGTTTTGCTCACTTCCACCGGAGATTCTGTACTCCCTGGTTCCATCGCCGTCGGATCTCCTAGTTTCCGGCAAACCAAAGCCTCCATTGTTGATCTTCCTTACACGATCTTCCTCTGTCTCTTAGTTGTTTTGTCTTCGATGATTGGATATCTAAATATCTTATCTATTGTCTAAGTACACATATGACATCATTCCGAAACGACGTCGTTCCACTTGCACTTATATACATGAAACCAACCGTGCTTAAACCATTGTTGATCTCCCTTACACGATCTCTCTGTCTCTTAGTTGTTTTGACTATCTATGCACTTGGGTATGGAGTAAGTATACTATAAGGTCGATGAAGAGAGTATGGTTTCGCTAAATTGATCATGCCACGCCATTCCACTCTGTAATTGAATAACTTCTCTAGTGATAGTTATAGAATTCTTTTACGTTTCTATCAAAGACATGTACAATATATTTACTTACACATATTGGAGTCCTCTTACTTTAGTCTTTTATGATCGTTATGGCTCTGTGTTGATTTCTTCATACAGTAACATATTTGATAATGGAGTTAGGAAATTCTCATATGCTTGTAATAGTTACAATCCGCTGTAGATTTCTGATCTCACACTCATAATCTGATTAACAATGTTGCATCCTAAACATCAGAAAAAATAATAGAAATCAATTAAACAAACCAAAACAAATCAGACATGGCAGCCATATCAAACAGATGATCTGACAAAAAGGAAACAAAAAAATGAAATCTGCTGCCTATAATAAAAATCTGTGCAGCAACATTGGATGAACAGTGAGAAGCCAAACTTGCACCTTCCTTCTTTGAACCACAGTGTGAAACAAAAAAAAGTCAAACAAACAACACACACAATAACAAAAAAAAATCAGGTGGTTGGTTAATGACAATGTCTTGTTCACCATTTGTTTAATCATCTGGCCCAAGCAATGTAACCTGCATAGTTAAGAAAGCCTGTTATGTAACCACAGTGATTTCAAAGTCTAGAAATAGTATTTCAAGGATAGTTTTTGCTTACATTGCAATCAAAAGCGTATTTCCGAGCAAGGGCTATGGCTGTGTTACGTTCTTGTTCTGACTCAAAGGTTAGTGTGAAAGTTAGACTCTTTCTTGGTTGCCAGAACAACGCTTTGGCCGGAGCCTTAATATTGCCTCTAACTCCACAGAGCTGAATAATTAGTATACCAAAACAAAACCATATACATTTGTAAGAACTTTTAATTGAGTGTCAAAGAAATGTTTTTGTGAAATAGAATGACAAAAGAGTCTCTAGATACCTGCATGGATGTTGAATATATTTCTCTCGCCTTTGTGATCCATCCTCGAGACAGCTTTATCCTCGTTTTTCCAATAGTAAGTACATGAGATCGAGATGCATAGTCTTGTCCATTCATCTGTGATATAACCACCTGAAACAGAGTTGAATGTTCAGCTTACCAGAACATAAACTCCATGCAACTCTTTTTCTAAGTAAACAAGAAGAGAGTTGTATAACATACGCTGAAATCACTGTTGGATTTTTTCATCAAAGACTCTATTCGGGATTGCAAGCCAGCATCTGCAACTCAATAAGCCATACATTCACTTATTGTCCACTTAAAATGTTTGTAAACGTCTATTGGTTTTTGTAATACTAACCAGGATCAATTGGACCATCGGTTGTAACTGTGACTTTCTGTCCATTTGAAAGAATGTCTGCCTGTAAGATCCTCCCAACATCAAATGGTTCTGGAGCATATACTGCTTGGTTTGAACCTAAGAGCAAGATATGAACTGCTCAAAGCTAAACTCTATTTACTAAAAAAACAATGATGAAGCAAACAGATAGGTCCAAGTACCAGATATAGCTTCCCTTCTGCTAGTTTCACATGCTGCACGGTACCACTGGATGGAACAGTTGGAAAGATCTATGGCATTATCTGGAGCACTAACATGGATTTTTAAGCAAGAGCCGAGACTTTGCGTGCCCTCTAGAACAAATGGACATGAAATGGATTCCTCTGCTCTTTTGATTGTTGCTATCTTGAGATGTTTGATGGTTGTTGTCAAAGGAAAGAACAAAGAAGTAAGCAAAGAACGAATTAACTTCAACTATGTTGAATACTAATATAAAAATACCTCTTGATGAAGTCTAACAGAGTTCATATACTTCTCTTGAATTCGACTTCTTAAACCATGAAGCTCATGTTGCATGCCCATCACCTGCGTTATAATACTTTTTAGTGTAACCCATCAATTATGAAGCTATGAAAATGATGTAGTATAGTACCTTTGTTGGGTGATGCATGCGTTTGATCTGTCTAGCTTCCTGAACCTCCTCAGCCAATTTCTCAACATCCTGTATAATGTAAACATAAGTTGATTAGAAATTTTTAACCGTTACTATATTAGAACAAACAAACTAGGAAACTAACCGGTCCCTGAGCTCTAGAAGCCTCAGAGCTTCGCTTCTGTTCTTCAAATGCCTCTCCAAGTCTAAGCACAACGGCTCTTGCACTTTCGATCTCAGCGCATGCAAATGACTTTTCATGGTTTACTAGTTTCTTTGCATCTTCTGAAGCCTGACATCATGAGAACAAGAACTAATCAAAATCATTAATGATCTTGTTAGCAAAGTAACCAATAGACAACTTCAAACCTGCTTGAGGAAGTTTCCAAGTTTCTTCACTTCAAACTTTTCTTGAATTAGTTCACCTTCATTCTGAGTTAACTTCACAGCTAGAGCTTCAACCATGGAGATAGCTTTCTCCACATCTTTCTTGTTCTGCCCATCCGTGCGTCCTCTCATGTATTCTAAAGCATCTCTTAGCTTCTTCAGCATTACATGTCCCTCTAAAGAAGCCACCTCTTTTAGCTTTGCCTAAAACATTACACAAAACTCAGCAAAAAAATAAAAATAAAAGGGAGAGAAAAATGTTATGAGTAAACAGAACAGAGAGATGTGTACGAACCTCATCAGCCAAACTAACAGCTGCAGCCAACTTCTTGTCAAATTTA includes:
- the LOC106298412 gene encoding stomatal closure-related actin-binding protein 3, with protein sequence MTKVCPETEERTLQEPVLTVSTDVSFASNHFPTYKLGPDNEIVDEPKEDEKGPSVKETVEEESQLLSDQHKRLSVRDLASKFDKKLAAAVSLADEAKLKEVASLEGHVMLKKLRDALEYMRGRTDGQNKKDVEKAISMVEALAVKLTQNEGELIQEKFEVKKLGNFLKQASEDAKKLVNHEKSFACAEIESARAVVLRLGEAFEEQKRSSEASRAQGPDVEKLAEEVQEARQIKRMHHPTKVMGMQHELHGLRSRIQEKYMNSVRLHQEIATIKRAEESISCPFVLEGTQSLGSCLKIHVSAPDNAIDLSNCSIQWYRAACETSRREAISGSNQAVYAPEPFDVGRILQADILSNGQKVTVTTDGPIDPDAGLQSRIESLMKKSNSDFSVVISQMNGQDYASRSHVLTIGKTRIKLSRGWITKAREIYSTSMQLCGVRGNIKAPAKALFWQPRKSLTFTLTFESEQERNTAIALARKYAFDCNVTLLGPDD
- the LOC106296574 gene encoding quinone oxidoreductase-like protein 2 homolog, whose product is MEALVCRKLGDPTAMEPGSTESPVEVSKTYPIPPLTSDTAVRVKVTATSLNFANYLQILGKYQEKPPLPFIPGSDYSGIVDAIGPSVTKFSVGDRVCSFAALGSYAQFIVADQSLLFLVPEGCDMIAAAALPVAFGTSHVALVHRAGLTSGQVLMVLGAAGGVGLAAVQIGKICGAIVIAVARGSEKVQLLKSMGVDHVVDLGSENVITSVKEFVKTRKLKGVDVLYDPVGGKLTKDSMKVLNWGAQILVIGFASGEVPLIPANIALVKNWTVHGLYWGSYKIHQPNVLDDSIRELLSWLARGLITIHISHTYSLSQSNLAFGAIKDRKAIGKVMIALDHKATLSSKL
- the LOC106296575 gene encoding putative thioredoxin H10 yields the protein MGNRCARTPCCRKLWSCICCSSNKDEAQARSQHGPKGKVHPVTKIEKWEEKITEANNNGMILVVYFSAPWCVPCKKIEPVFKKLASRYPSMIFVTIDVEELAEFSDEWNVEATPTIVFLKDGRQMDKLVGAETSELQKKTAAAADLLLKKP